The region TTCCTTCTGCATTTCTGGATACATTGTGGCATTTGGCACAGAAATCTtgaaatttatatttttatattgttataCACTTTCACAGGTAAACATTCTCACTTCACGTATCTACAGTACACAATGttcatttcacacacatcacacatcaaatCACGAGTATTCGTTTTGCATCTTAAGGAAGGATAACATACAGTAATGGAAGGATAACATACAGTTATGGAACATTCTGCTGAAGAGCACGGGGAGCAGATAGCTTAATTCATTTCACAATTTATACATTACGGATGTAAACACATGTATTTTCAGATAAAGCAAGACTATGTTAACATATGGTCAAATATTGCATAcagaatcaaataaataaattaacactTAACAATTAATGTCATGAGTAAGAAATACACATTATTGCCATCTATGCCGTACAGGGCTGTGTAATGGAGCTATGTAATCAGCCACTGATATTATACATACTGATATTATACATACTGATATTATGTATTTAAAGCAGTGGTTACCAACATCAGtcctgggcctctctgtgtatGTTGGCTCTTGTTCCAGTCACAGGTGCAATCCCTGAGTTTTAGTAAGGTGTTTTTCTGGTTCAGGTTCTGGTTCTGTTCGGGTTGGTCATGAGGACTGTGGATCAGGTTCTGGTTCTGTTCGGGTTGGTCATGAGGACACTGGATCAGGTTCTGGTTCTGTTCGGGTTGGTCATGAGGACACTGGATCAGGTTCTGGTTCTGTTCGGGTTGGTCATGAGGACACTGGATCAGGTTCTGGTTCTGTTCGGGTTGGTCATGAGGACACTGGATCAGGTTCTGGTTCTGTTCGGGTTGGTCATGAGGACAGTGGATCAGGTTCTGGTTCTGTTCGGGTTGGTCATGAGGACTGTGGATCAGGTTCTGGTTCTGTTCGGGTTGGTCATGAGGACAGTGGATCAGGTTCTGGTTCTGTTCGGGTTGGTCATGAGGACTGTGGATCAGGTTCTGGTTCTGTTCGGGTTGGTCATGAGGACAGTGGATCAGGTTCTGGTTCTGTTCGGGTTGGTCATGAGGACAGTGGATCAGGTTCTGGTTCTGTTCGGGTTGGTCATGAGGACAGTGGCTGCAGAGACAGGCGTTGAGTAGCTTGCAGCGAAGCTCTGCAGCCCCACAACCAGGCACTTCCAGCTGAACCTCAGGGCCTTTCTAACATTCTGCACACACGAGACACAAGACCTTACTGCAGTACAGGACACCAGTCACACTACAGCTCAGTACCAGTCAAACTGCCGTGCAGAACACCAGTCACACTAGAGTCCAGTACCAGTCAAACTGCAGTACAGGACAGAGCTGTAGTTTGTAAATTTAATTGATTATCGATCACACAGAATGCTTGTATTTGTAAAAGTAATATGCAGACGTGGTTATGTTGCTACATTCTCCAAAATAATGTGACAGCGAAGGTACATTTTTGTGCTTCAAGGATCAAAATATGCCCTgaaagtaatgttctctttggttaTAAataagtatgttttccaagcaaaaaagaaggtacaaattaatgatatattgctggctaggtgTACAATTCCATGTACCTCTATGGCAACAACCATTTGTGTCCAAACATCATCAATTTCAGGCTTGAtctgttttatcattttaatctgCAATTTAATTCTTTTCATCTTATATTCAGGTAAATTATATCCAACCATAACACAACAGGATCTCCTGCAAGACGCCACTTTACAACCACAGATTAACCGGAGTCCattccagctccagctccattcACCAGAGTGAATGATTAACTCCAAAGGTCAGACACAACTAAAAAAGTTGtgtaaaaaataactttttacaAACAAGTAACAGGACAGTTCAGTAACTTAGAGGCTAAAGCTGTGTCTGCCGCCCAACCCTAAGCCAGAGGCCCTCGCTGAGATTTCACTCACATACCTTTCTGTACCTCTtgtacttttctttctttttcagtttcctGTCCTGCTTTGTTACGGCCTTGATTTCGTCTTCTTCGATCAGCGGCTCGTAGCGTTCGGGCAGAAAGGCGACATGGACTTTCTTTGAGCACCTCTCCTTGCCGTTTCTCTGGGCCTGCGGAGTGTGTGAGCCCCCGCCGCCCTGTGGGTCGTCCTCGGTAACGATCCGGTCGTCTCCCGGGTGACAGTGCAGAGACCCTGCAGTGAGCCCCCCCCGTGTGGCAGACATGTTCCCCTCCAGTGCGGCCGcgacacacacaggccacagcTCACACCGGCCTTGAGGGAGCGGACCTTTGAACACCACGTCCCTGAGCACAGAagaggtgtgggtgtgtggctctgtgtgtgcatgtatgtgtgtgcgtgtgtgtctgtgtgggggtgtgtacgtgtgtgtgtgtggctgtgtctgtgtgcatgtgtcatactttttcacaggactATATGTAGACCTAGTACATACTGCATAATAGTGTATTTtatgttatatattttgttCTCTTTCGTATTAGACTAaagttattatattattaaaatacacatttagtAAATATGACACTATATATTACACAATATCTATTAAATAACATTCACATTCAGAAGTCTTACAGACTGCACTTACTGTAGCATTATATTCATAGCCAAAAACAGCTTGGCCAAATCTTAGAAATGTTTATTAATCCAAAACATCATCCGCATTCTTATGGTTGATTGAGGAATAAAAAAGAGACATTTTACGGCACCTGATGCCATAAAATAAatcttccattacattacagtccacCCACTGTATCGCAGCCAATCCCTGTAGAGAAGAGAGGAGTGCCTGACTGATTGCCATGGATGTGAGGAGACGTTCGGACACTGCAGCAGGTTTCACTGGGGTTCGGTGACAAACTGCAAGTGCagcacatatttaaaaatggtcTCTTTCCGTCTAAGTTCAGTTTAACACTGACCCAgtgtgaccaccagggggcagcacagtCCCTGTGAAATGAATCAGTGGAATGGAGACAGAACTGGGTATTACATCAGGCACAGTTTAGTGAATCCTTTCTCCTGTATGTTGTCCGGCAAATGATCCCATCACGTTAATCCCTGATTCAGCAGGACATGACACCTCGATACCACAGAGCAGAGATTATCTCTTATACACGGCTGAAGCACACTCTGATCCAAGTTACAATTTTACTGAATATTCTTTTCACAAAGCAAACAAAAGTGCAACTTCCATTTCCCATATTATCTCAAGTTTATACACATTGACCAGTACAAGTAACCTCCAGCAGGTAAAGTAGAGACATAAATACAGCACGGTGTGACATCCTGAGAAACAAGCAAAcacccagagtgtgtgtgcgtgtgtgtgtgtgtgtgtgcgtgtgtgtctgtgcgtgtgtgagtctgtgtgtgtgcgtgtgtgtctgtgcgtgtgtgtctctgtgtgtgtgtgtgtgtgcttgtgtgtgtctgtgtgtgtgtgtgtctgtgtgtgtgtgtgtgtgtctctgtgtgtgtgtgcaagtgtgtgtgtgtgtgcgtgtctgtgtgtgtgtgcgtgtgtccctgtgtgtgagtgtgcgtgtatgtgtctgtgtgtgtgtgtgcgcgtgtgtgtctgtttgtgtgtatgcgtgtgtgtgtctccgtgtgtgtgtgtgcgtgtgtgtctctgtgtgtgtgtgcgcgtgtgtgtgtctgtgtgtgtgtgtctgtgtgcgtgggtgtgtgtgtctgtgcgtgtgtgcgtgtgtgtctgtgtgtgtgtgtgggtgtgtgtctccgtgtgtgtgtgtgcgggtgtgtgtctccgtgtgtgtgtctgtgtgtgtgtgtctctgtgtgtgtgcgtgtgtgtgtctgtgtgtgcgtctgtgtgtgtgtgtgtgtgtgtgtgtctgtgtgtgtgtgtgtgtgtgtgtgcagaacagTACACACATGGATTCCTGAGCAGGACCACATTCGATTgcattttcataattatttctttacagttaaaaataaacaaactaaaatgatatacacaaacacctacacacacacacaccgtgacaccaaaaaatatatacagtacaatacaaaaacatttacaacaaTAAAAGTGGGAATATTTTTGGGACTATCTTGCGTGTTCCTGAAAAAGTTGAGAGATGAAGATATCTGCTGAATTCCAGTATGAAACACTCATCCGACTCCCTGATCCGTGCCTAAACCTGCATCGTACAGCATCAGAACTATTATGGTCTGTTCTCAGCCTCAGAAGTGGCCGTGTCTCCAACACTGCCTCTGTCTTTTACACCATTAAACACAACGTGCCCATTTAATCActgatgtatgtatgtatgtgtaaatgtatatattatggACTATTCTACCCTCCTGAGATCCTGCGTCCTCAAACGCGGACATTACATTGTGGAATCCCTGAGCTTGATACAGTATTTATCTTACCATATgggacattcaattaaacatacatatacatattttcactgcaacatatttttgtcatccaggacacttgtattatgtagaaaatatataaaatataaaaaattttaaaaagcttttttttcctctggggCTTGTGGAGAAGGATAACGCCTTATAAGCCTCTGATAATGAAACTCCTGTgagctcaaccaatcacagctgctcctgcaggataagccaccaatcacagctgctcctgcaggaTAAGCTACCAATCacagctgctcctgcaggacaagccaccaatcacagctcctcctgcagaataagccaccaatcacagctcctcctgcagaataagccaccaatcacagctcctcctgcagaataagccaccaatcacagctcctCCACTGAAATAAAGGGTCCTGCCTCCATCTGAAGTAGGGCATGCACTGGGAGGAAGgggtcctcttcctcctcctcctcctccctgtggACGCAGAGGGACTGGATCCGGCCATGGTGATTGGCGGGTCGGGGCAGAGGGGTGGGTGTGGCGGGATGATTGACAGGTTGGAGGAGCCAGTCCTGGGGGTCGTCCTGCTGACGGTGCGTCTTCATGTGTGCGTTTCTGCTCTTGATCTTCAGAAACACCCTGAAGAGACGGGTTTCAACACCCAGCTTCCATTAGTACAGCCCCAATTCAGCACTGTCAATCAACACTACAAGCAGAGCTTTACCCCCAATCAACACTGTCAATCTACACTACAGGCAGAACTTTACCCCCAATCAACACTGTCAATCTACACTACAGGCAGAACTTTACCCCCAATCAGCACTGTCAATCTACACTACAGGCAGAACTTTACCCCCAATCAACACTGTCAATCTACACTACAGGCAGAACTTTACCCCCAATCAACACTGTCAATCTACACTACAGGCAGAACTTTACCCCCAATCAACACTGTCAATCAACACTGCGCATCCAGTACGTCCACAATTTTACACCACCAATAAACACTGCATCCAGTACACCAATGTAACACGGTCAATCAATACTGTGCACccagtgtaaaaaaaagaaacagctaagaccaaatgtatatatttaaaatcttGGATGTCTAATACTTTTGCACAGTCCTGTGAATAACAGATTACTATCACAAACCCTTCTGACACAGCAGTACGCAACACATGCCACAGGGCTCTGTCCATGACAGATCTTATGTCTTCAGACACCCGGCATAAGCTTCCAGTTTTCAGTGCAGatctctgccacacacacacacacatacacactctgccAGCATGCAGTGAACCAGACCTTTTAAATATGCTAAATGaaggtatttttaaaatattgaaagCTGTTATGTGCAGTGGTTTTCAAACACATGCCCATGACTCATTTTAATAAGGTATTTACAGCAACAGTCTTTTTATAGCCCTGAAACGCTAGCACATCGAAACGCTGGCCCGTCGCGGCACTTCCTGCTCCGTGCGTCAGACACTTCCTGTTTCGGGCCCTCGTGTTCTCTCTGGGGCTGAGGGACGGCTTTTGGGTTTCGGCTGCGAGCCGCGTCTTCAAACGCTGTGGCCGTTATCGCAACTCGGAACGAGAACTGACCACATCCTTTCTGTGCAGAAGCCCTCCTGTTAGCGCTGCTAGCAATTACGCGACTCTGAGGACAAGAGAAGCAGACTGCCTCATACGAGAGACAGGGCCCGGGTCTGGAGAGATGTAGTATTTACAGACCGACTGGGGTGTGAAAATGCAGTGTCACTAAAACACCGGTGCCAGCTAATTGTGCAATGTGTGAGCtgtttgggggggttagggttagggcccAGTACAGACTCTGAGAAGGTAGCAAAATGCAGAGTTCTGTCTGGGTGTAGAGTTTTAAAGACTAATTAAGCCCTGGATCACAATGCTTTtaactgtaaatgtgtttgtatgcctacTTTATAGTCGAACATTTAAATCCTCGTCATTATTgcaacatttatgaaataatataattttagcCTACCAAACTGGTAGAAAAGCATGTTCTGCTGCCGGATAAAGTTTGAAATAtgatgtcagtgtgtgagatggaaGATGGAAACTGCTGTACTCAAGGTGGTAGAGCACCACCT is a window of Conger conger chromosome 1, fConCon1.1, whole genome shotgun sequence DNA encoding:
- the c1h1orf115 gene encoding required for drug-induced death protein 1, producing MSATRGGLTAGSLHCHPGDDRIVTEDDPQGGGGSHTPQAQRNGKERCSKKVHVAFLPERYEPLIEEDEIKAVTKQDRKLKKKEKYKRYRKNVRKALRFSWKCLVVGLQSFAASYSTPVSAATVLMTNPNRTRT